In Helicobacter pylori Shi112, the genomic window AAAGATCCCCTATTGTTACGGATTAATCAAGCAAATCGCTATTTTATCTAATGGCGTTGTCGTGCCGTGCTGCATGGACACGCAAGCTAATATCAGCCTTGGGGATTTAAATCATACGCCCTTAAAAGATGTTTTAAAGAGCCAAAAAGCTATGGCTATCAAAACCCATTTTTTAAAGGGCGAAGCGTTAGAACTTTTATGCAAAAACTGCTCCTACCCTTTGATCCGCTATAAAAAATGAAATTTGTATCTATTATGGGTTTAAAGTTGCGTTCGCATTGAATGAGGTGTTTGAAAATTCTTCAATGGTTATTTCTATAACTCACTCTTATCATTTTTAAAAATTTCGTTGTGAGCCATAGGACTTTCATTCGCATGCTTTTTGATCGTTTTGGATAAAGTAATTTTCATACAATCGCAGTAACGCAATAAAAAACGCCGTGATAGTAGGCCCTACAATAATCCCCCAAAAACCAAATTGTGAAATCCCAGCAATCATGGAAAAGAAAATCAGCATTTCGTTGATTTTAAGGGTGGTTTTAAAGATTCTTTTTTTGATGAAGACGATTAAAATTGGCTTGATCACGCTATCAATCAGCACGCTAATCAATAAAATGGAATACAAAGCGATAAAAATCGCCTCATTCACATTCCCATGATAAAGCTCATAAATCGCTATGGGGATCCAAATCAAAGCCCCCCCAACAGCCGGCACCAAAGACGCCAGGCCGTATAAAATCCCTAAAGACCAGCCGTCATGCCCAAACCATACGATCATCGCCCCAAACGCCACGCCCTCTAAAATAACCGTGATGAGAGAAGTTAAAAGCACGATGCGTAAAATCCCAGCCACTTCTTCAAAAATCTTTTTGCTTTGATTGATTCCAAGAGGCAAGACCCCCAAAAAATAACGATAAAATCTCTCCCCATAGTAAAAAAAGAAAAACAACAACCCCAAGATAAACAAAGCGTCTGTAATGAGTTTCAAGCTGTATTTTCCCACATAGCTGCTTATTTTCAGCAAATAGCCCGTGATTGAAGTGGCGTTAAAATTTTCTAAAAACTTGCTCACTCCATCATGAATGGTGGGAAAATGCGATAAATTTTCGGTAATTGTCCCTTTAAGCCATTTGATTAGGGCTGAAAATTTTTCAAAATTGATTTCAAAAATGATATTAGAACTTTTATAAACAATAAAATACAACGGCACGATCAAAACGCTCGCTAAAACCAAAACGCATAAAAACGAACTGGCAATATTGAAAAAGCGTTTATCTAAAAAAACTTTCACTTGAAAAAACCCCACGCACAAAAGCCCAGCGATCAATGCGTCCATTAAAAAATCTTGATACAAATAGATCATCCAATAAAAACCAATCAAAAAAAGAATCCAGAAGAAATACTGAGCTTTCATAAAATTATCCCCATTAAACTGAACCAAAAATTATCAAATGTTAGCTAAAAAACGCTCTTTTAAGGATAAAAAACCTCTTTTAACTTATAATTAAAATCAAAAAGGCTTATATTAGATGGTGTTTTACAAATATTCAGGGAGCGGGAATGATTTTTTAATCGTTCAAAGCTTCAAAAAAAAAGATTTTTCAAATTTAGCCAAACAGGTGTGCCATAGGCATGAGGGTTTTGGGGCTGATGGGCTTGTAGTCGTTTTACCGAGTAAGGATTATGACTACGAATGGGATTTTTACAATTCAGACGGATCTAAAGCTGGCATGTGCGGGAATGCGAGCCGTTGCGTGGGGTTATTTGCCTACCAGCATGCTATAGCCTCTAAAAACCATGTTTTTTTAGCCGGAAAAAGAGAGATTTCTATTTGCATAGAAGAGCCCAATATCATAGAGAGCAATCTTGGTAACTACAAAATCCTAGACACCATACCCGCTTTAAGATGCGAAAAATTTTTCACCAACGACAGCGTTTTAGAAAATATCCCTACTTTCTACCTCATAGATACAGGAGTGCCGCATTTAGTGGGATTTGTGAAAAATAAAGAGTGGTTAAATTCCCTTAACACGCTGGAATTAAGGGCTTTAAGGCATGCGTTTAACGCTAATATTAACATCGCTTTTATAGAAAATAAAGAGACGATTTTTTTACAAACTTATGAAAGAGGGGTTGAAGATTTCACGCTAGCTTGCGGGACGGGCATGGCGGCGGTTTTTATCGCCGCGCGCATTTTTTATAACACGCCTGAAAAAGCCGCTCTCATCCCTAAAAGCAACGAATCTTTAGAACTTTCTTTAAAAAATGATGAAATTTTTTATAAAGGTGCGGTGCGTTATATTGGCATGAGTGTTTTGGACATGAGTGTTTTTGAAAATGGGTGTTTTTGATCGTTATTTCTTGTAATAGTAATGATTTTGTCGTAATTAAACATAATGCGCTATCATTTCTAAGCTGTTTTTAGCAATATAAAAAATATCCTAAAGGAATAAAACCATGCAAGCGTTAAAATCATTACTTGAAGTGATTACAAAACTCCAGAATCTAGGCGGCTATTTGATGCATATAGCTATTTTTATCATTTTTATTTGGATTGGAGGGCTTAAGTTTGTGCCGTATGAAGCCGAAGGGATCGCTCCTTT contains:
- the dapF gene encoding diaminopimelate epimerase; this translates as MVFYKYSGSGNDFLIVQSFKKKDFSNLAKQVCHRHEGFGADGLVVVLPSKDYDYEWDFYNSDGSKAGMCGNASRCVGLFAYQHAIASKNHVFLAGKREISICIEEPNIIESNLGNYKILDTIPALRCEKFFTNDSVLENIPTFYLIDTGVPHLVGFVKNKEWLNSLNTLELRALRHAFNANINIAFIENKETIFLQTYERGVEDFTLACGTGMAAVFIAARIFYNTPEKAALIPKSNESLELSLKNDEIFYKGAVRYIGMSVLDMSVFENGCF
- a CDS encoding AI-2E family transporter, giving the protein MKAQYFFWILFLIGFYWMIYLYQDFLMDALIAGLLCVGFFQVKVFLDKRFFNIASSFLCVLVLASVLIVPLYFIVYKSSNIIFEINFEKFSALIKWLKGTITENLSHFPTIHDGVSKFLENFNATSITGYLLKISSYVGKYSLKLITDALFILGLLFFFFYYGERFYRYFLGVLPLGINQSKKIFEEVAGILRIVLLTSLITVILEGVAFGAMIVWFGHDGWSLGILYGLASLVPAVGGALIWIPIAIYELYHGNVNEAIFIALYSILLISVLIDSVIKPILIVFIKKRIFKTTLKINEMLIFFSMIAGISQFGFWGIIVGPTITAFFIALLRLYENYFIQNDQKACE